A genomic window from Cyanobacteria bacterium FACHB-DQ100 includes:
- a CDS encoding ATP-grasp domain-containing protein, with product MSFQHTFQFFQGNSLSDLFAQDIQPDRDALILNYPATASWAAYPNTRKYFLQDGSSEATKTAFDKICQKESWKNLAVLGDVLPGVVIVPPQSLLMQYWRDQFGFQYSQIERLDCSTYLDDLSESGQIDRVITLFPFDRLLPEKHAVDPDIHYHLLSKVTLSKLGVPCPNYQTYQLKQTRLDEIQLPEQFPYLIKTSHGLSGEGTYIIRNPSDLHYCLEELKKYLRIHLLETIIVSEFVQHEVQNYCIQFYVNQQGEITLIGVTQQLTTSTGDYLGGLIDYTDDLSQFSQLIANVAQYAHQQGYFGVIGVDVLEDRDGQLYAIDANFRINGSTPLCLQRHELLKLDKAIAKYSSDYRMEGTLDSILTRLKPELEQKDFLILSALEKVKYGKIYTEIYGIVTGATIEEMQQIERHLHNKGLQRSS from the coding sequence ATGTCTTTTCAGCACACATTTCAATTTTTTCAAGGGAATTCGCTGTCTGATTTGTTTGCTCAAGACATTCAGCCCGATCGGGATGCGTTGATTTTGAATTATCCTGCAACTGCAAGTTGGGCGGCATATCCAAACACGCGAAAGTATTTTTTGCAGGATGGTAGCAGTGAAGCGACCAAAACTGCGTTTGATAAGATTTGCCAAAAAGAATCTTGGAAGAATCTAGCCGTACTGGGGGATGTGTTACCGGGTGTTGTGATTGTTCCGCCGCAGTCTTTACTGATGCAATACTGGCGTGATCAGTTTGGCTTTCAATATAGTCAGATCGAACGATTGGATTGTTCCACCTATCTGGATGATCTCAGCGAGAGTGGACAGATCGATCGTGTGATTACTCTGTTTCCGTTCGATCGATTGCTTCCCGAAAAACACGCAGTTGATCCAGACATACACTATCATCTGCTGAGTAAAGTGACTCTTTCTAAGCTAGGAGTGCCTTGTCCGAACTATCAAACCTATCAGCTTAAGCAAACTCGTCTTGACGAGATCCAGCTTCCAGAGCAGTTTCCTTACCTGATCAAAACCTCGCATGGTCTTTCCGGTGAGGGAACTTATATCATTCGTAACCCTAGTGATTTGCACTATTGTCTGGAAGAACTAAAGAAGTATCTAAGAATTCATTTATTAGAAACAATCATTGTTTCAGAGTTTGTTCAACACGAAGTTCAAAACTACTGCATTCAGTTCTATGTGAATCAACAGGGTGAGATTACGTTAATCGGTGTGACTCAGCAGCTTACGACTTCTACAGGGGACTATCTGGGCGGCTTGATTGACTATACTGACGACTTGAGCCAGTTCTCTCAATTGATTGCCAACGTCGCGCAGTATGCTCACCAACAAGGCTATTTTGGCGTGATTGGTGTAGATGTGTTGGAAGACCGAGACGGGCAACTGTATGCGATCGATGCCAACTTTCGCATTAACGGCTCTACTCCTCTGTGTCTACAGCGCCATGAGTTGTTGAAGTTGGATAAAGCGATCGCTAAATACTCTAGCGACTACCGGATGGAAGGCACATTAGATTCTATCTTGACCCGCTTAAAGCCAGAGCTAGAGCAAAAAGACTTTTTAATCCTATCAGCCCTAGAAAAAGTGAAATACGGCAAAATCTACACCGAAATTTATGGCATTGTCACCGGAGCCACAATAGAAGAAATGCAGCAAATTGAGCGGCATTTGCACAACAAAGGATTGCAGCGCTCAAGTTGA
- a CDS encoding hemerythrin domain-containing protein gives MVMPLNATNRGAIAIQLAEMRSLQQLLISNDQCLINLVNDDHIRRRLLKMLEDDQKNLGILETVIIQSGIQSQPKRSIQQQLEEIQTQMQDSKLSVFEKVFQHELLKHRQTMTGLTIHKAAQLVGADVEAAIAPIHTVNFENRAHQEQLKGILEILGVRELTGQEPDQGLWARVEDAIAALTGVAGSVITRTDDEMSIRDLLLMDHTKSDILFAEILATDDPEKIQECFVQLYKDVSIHGLAEEQIVYHAASPYYRAMPDIVEQTDEAIGMLDEVRSLDVRDPDFKSKVKQVRQAVRDHINQEEKDIFPILKHNFSPEQQKQMATDFKAAKSKLQAHEQLPHLLQQTSDRNHNHQWEEGSINNAMNNAMAWKRMFQVKAVINWIEAIVFLFADGWIRTALNTESLMNPEYNQLFYGFVIVIGIGYWWVGRDISQNHDIVRLGIIGQSSVFAILAYHTLLGKLHPFYLLSGVIDLTFAILFIVFLSTYRDRNKTAQLKGNEFDREGSLRY, from the coding sequence ATGGTGATGCCGCTAAATGCCACAAACAGAGGCGCGATCGCAATCCAGTTAGCAGAGATGCGATCGCTGCAACAATTACTAATTTCTAATGATCAATGCTTAATTAACTTAGTTAACGATGATCATATTCGCCGGCGATTGCTAAAAATGCTGGAAGACGATCAAAAAAACTTAGGCATTCTAGAGACCGTGATTATTCAGTCCGGTATTCAATCTCAGCCTAAAAGGAGTATCCAACAGCAGCTAGAAGAGATTCAAACTCAGATGCAAGATTCTAAACTGTCTGTGTTTGAGAAAGTCTTTCAGCATGAGCTTCTCAAACACCGGCAAACGATGACAGGTCTCACGATTCATAAAGCAGCACAGTTGGTTGGGGCTGATGTTGAGGCTGCGATCGCTCCGATTCACACGGTTAATTTTGAAAATCGCGCCCATCAAGAACAACTCAAAGGCATCTTAGAAATCTTGGGGGTGCGAGAACTGACCGGACAAGAGCCAGATCAAGGACTTTGGGCACGGGTGGAAGATGCGATCGCCGCGCTCACGGGTGTCGCAGGCAGTGTGATTACTCGCACGGATGATGAGATGTCGATTCGGGATCTGTTGCTGATGGATCACACCAAGTCAGATATTTTGTTTGCTGAAATTCTGGCAACTGATGATCCGGAAAAGATTCAAGAGTGCTTTGTCCAACTTTACAAGGATGTCAGCATTCATGGTCTTGCAGAAGAGCAGATTGTTTATCATGCGGCTAGTCCCTACTATCGAGCTATGCCGGACATTGTGGAGCAAACCGATGAGGCGATCGGAATGTTAGACGAGGTGCGATCGCTTGATGTTAGAGATCCAGACTTCAAATCGAAAGTGAAGCAAGTGAGGCAGGCTGTTCGAGACCATATCAATCAAGAAGAAAAAGATATCTTTCCAATTTTGAAGCACAACTTTAGCCCGGAACAGCAAAAGCAAATGGCAACTGACTTCAAAGCAGCGAAAAGCAAACTACAAGCACACGAGCAGCTTCCACATCTACTGCAACAAACCAGCGATCGAAATCATAACCATCAATGGGAGGAAGGTTCGATAAACAATGCAATGAATAATGCAATGGCTTGGAAACGGATGTTTCAAGTTAAAGCAGTGATTAACTGGATTGAAGCGATCGTTTTTCTCTTTGCCGATGGTTGGATTCGGACTGCCTTGAATACTGAATCTCTCATGAATCCTGAATATAACCAACTATTCTATGGTTTTGTAATTGTGATCGGGATTGGTTATTGGTGGGTGGGTCGCGATATTTCTCAAAATCACGACATTGTTAGGTTAGGGATTATTGGTCAATCAAGCGTTTTTGCAATTCTGGCATATCACACGCTGCTGGGTAAGCTTCACCCGTTTTATCTACTTTCTGGTGTGATTGATCTGACCTTTGCAATTCTGTTTATTGTGTTTCTTTCGACTTATCGCGATCGCAATAAAACTGCACAACTCAAAGGAAATGAGTTCGATAGAGAAGGTTCGCTTCGATATTAG